One region of Leptospira selangorensis genomic DNA includes:
- a CDS encoding M90 family metallopeptidase: MKIHKLLGLVRRLLLRPFSHFVNIPKVWATFLDERVEYYKNLEEEERDKVNTLIQHFKISKKFIGANNFEVADSHKYLVACLAVRLIKNIGLHHFDSIHTIIIFPSAFKTEEISYFVDGVTGDQGMVGLSWRAVERGFKIHNDGDCVVTHEFTHVIDLTSGDFDGVPRLSDESFYRVWTKSLIEGYPKIRKELFDSSEFVSDEVELFAYLSEIYFEKPEHLLTEKPYVFILLNDFYREYSEKIATSV; encoded by the coding sequence ATGAAAATTCATAAATTACTCGGATTAGTAAGAAGACTTTTACTTCGCCCTTTCTCTCATTTTGTTAATATTCCAAAAGTTTGGGCAACCTTCCTTGATGAAAGAGTGGAATATTATAAGAATTTGGAGGAGGAAGAAAGAGATAAAGTTAATACTCTTATTCAACATTTTAAGATTTCCAAAAAATTCATAGGAGCTAACAATTTCGAGGTAGCCGATTCACATAAATACCTCGTAGCATGCTTGGCAGTAAGATTAATAAAAAATATTGGATTACATCATTTTGACTCAATACATACGATCATTATATTCCCATCTGCGTTTAAAACAGAAGAAATTTCATACTTTGTGGATGGAGTAACTGGCGATCAGGGAATGGTAGGGCTTTCCTGGAGAGCTGTTGAAAGAGGATTTAAAATTCATAATGATGGAGATTGCGTCGTTACCCATGAATTTACTCATGTTATTGATTTGACATCTGGAGATTTTGACGGAGTTCCTCGCCTAAGCGATGAGAGTTTTTATCGAGTATGGACAAAATCTTTAATTGAAGGCTATCCAAAAATACGAAAAGAATTATTTGATTCATCTGAATTCGTCAGTGATGAAGTAGAACTCTTCGCATATTTGTCAGAAATATATTTTGAAAAGCCAGAGCATTTGCTAACTGAAAAACCCTATGTTTTTATTCTATTGAATGACTTTTATAGGGAATACTCAGAGAAGATAGCGACCAGCGTATAA
- a CDS encoding CopG family transcriptional regulator, translating into MSKTITLRIEDPIYDIFKKAAEGERRTISNFVENAAIQYLTNEFYASDEEMDEILSDKQLTSSLKKGLKEVAQGKYKVVR; encoded by the coding sequence ATGTCTAAGACAATTACATTGCGTATTGAAGATCCGATTTACGATATATTTAAGAAAGCCGCCGAAGGTGAAAGACGCACTATTTCGAATTTTGTTGAAAATGCTGCCATCCAATATCTTACAAATGAATTTTATGCTTCAGATGAAGAGATGGATGAAATTCTTTCAGATAAACAGCTTACTTCGTCTTTGAAAAAAGGACTTAAAGAAGTAGCTCAGGGAAAATATAAAGTTGTCCGCTGA
- a CDS encoding type II toxin-antitoxin system RelE family toxin: protein MSAEYKIAETEQFQSKLKDRQFSHLQKKLTDYVYPILKKNPFFGPNIKKLKGEFDGLYRYRIGKYRLFYLIKDNELLIIFVDVDQRKDSYK from the coding sequence TTGTCCGCTGAATATAAAATAGCGGAGACCGAACAATTTCAAAGTAAACTTAAAGACCGTCAATTTTCCCATCTTCAGAAGAAATTAACAGATTACGTCTATCCAATACTTAAGAAGAATCCATTTTTTGGACCGAATATCAAAAAACTGAAAGGTGAGTTTGATGGTCTATATAGATATCGTATTGGTAAGTATCGTTTATTCTATTTAATTAAAGATAACGAACTATTAATAATCTTTGTTGATGTAGATCAAAGAAAAGATAGCTATAAGTAG